The following proteins are co-located in the Senegalia massiliensis genome:
- the typA gene encoding translational GTPase TypA, giving the protein MRNKREDIRNIAIIAHVDHGKTTLVDELLKQSGIFRKNENIKERVMDSNDLERERGITILSKNTAVEYNGTKINIIDTPGHADFGGEVERVLKMVSGVVLVVDAFEGPMPQTKFVLKKALELDLPVIVAINKIDRPEARPEKVIDEVLDLFIELDASEEQIEFPVVFTSAKEGTSSLNINKQEDNMESLFKSIIKNIPAPEVDEKDDLQVLISTIDYNEYVGRIGIGKVERGTIKTNQEAVMVNKLDEGKKQKIKITKLFEFEGLNRTVVDNARAGSIIAIAGVEGISIGDTICDIENPEALPFVEISEPTISMVFSVNNGPFAGREGKYVTSRQIRERLFKELHTDVSLRVEETDSPDSFVVSGRGELHLSILIETMRRQGYEFMVSKPKVLYRTIDNKKHEPMELVTIDVPEEFMGNVIEKLGKRKGEMVNMVPSEGGYTRLIFSIPARGLIGYRSEFMTDTKGNGIMNSIFDGYERFKGDIPSRSRGSLVASETGTSVTYGMYHVQDRGNLFIHPGTEVYEGMIVGMNSKTQDIDINVNKKKHLTSMRASGSEEALRLVPPIEFSLEEALEFIEDDELVEITPENIRLRKKILDKVKRKRANRKS; this is encoded by the coding sequence TTGAGAAATAAAAGAGAAGATATTAGAAATATAGCAATAATAGCACATGTTGATCATGGAAAAACTACACTTGTAGATGAACTTTTAAAACAGAGTGGTATATTTAGAAAAAATGAAAATATAAAAGAAAGAGTTATGGATTCAAATGACTTAGAAAGGGAAAGAGGAATAACTATCCTTTCAAAGAATACTGCAGTAGAATATAATGGGACTAAAATAAATATTATAGATACTCCAGGACATGCTGATTTTGGTGGAGAAGTTGAACGTGTACTTAAAATGGTAAGTGGAGTAGTGCTGGTAGTAGATGCATTTGAAGGACCTATGCCTCAAACTAAATTTGTGCTTAAAAAAGCATTAGAATTAGATTTACCTGTTATAGTGGCAATAAATAAAATTGATAGGCCGGAAGCAAGACCAGAGAAAGTAATAGACGAGGTATTAGATTTATTTATTGAATTAGATGCTAGTGAGGAACAAATTGAGTTCCCTGTGGTATTTACTTCTGCAAAGGAAGGGACCTCTTCATTAAATATAAATAAACAAGAAGATAATATGGAATCTTTATTTAAGAGTATCATAAAAAATATTCCTGCCCCAGAAGTAGATGAAAAAGATGACTTACAAGTTCTTATATCTACTATAGATTACAATGAATATGTAGGACGTATAGGAATTGGGAAAGTTGAAAGAGGAACTATAAAAACAAATCAAGAAGCAGTTATGGTTAATAAACTTGATGAAGGAAAAAAGCAAAAAATAAAAATAACAAAATTATTTGAGTTTGAAGGGTTAAACAGAACTGTTGTAGATAATGCAAGAGCTGGTAGTATAATTGCTATTGCTGGAGTTGAAGGAATAAGTATTGGAGATACTATTTGTGATATAGAAAATCCTGAAGCTTTACCATTTGTTGAAATATCTGAACCAACTATATCTATGGTATTTTCTGTAAACAATGGACCTTTTGCAGGTAGGGAAGGAAAGTATGTTACATCTAGACAGATAAGAGAAAGACTTTTTAAAGAACTTCATACTGATGTAAGTTTAAGAGTTGAAGAAACAGATTCTCCTGATTCTTTTGTTGTCTCAGGTAGAGGAGAACTTCATTTATCTATATTAATAGAGACAATGAGAAGACAAGGTTATGAATTTATGGTATCTAAGCCAAAAGTATTATATAGAACAATAGACAATAAAAAACATGAGCCTATGGAACTTGTAACAATTGATGTACCTGAAGAATTTATGGGAAATGTAATTGAAAAATTAGGTAAAAGAAAAGGTGAAATGGTAAATATGGTTCCATCTGAAGGTGGATATACTAGACTTATATTTTCTATACCAGCACGTGGACTTATTGGATATAGATCAGAATTTATGACTGATACTAAGGGTAATGGTATAATGAACTCAATATTTGATGGATATGAAAGATTTAAAGGAGATATTCCAAGCAGAAGTAGAGGCTCACTTGTAGCATCTGAAACCGGAACTTCTGTCACATATGGAATGTATCACGTTCAAGATAGAGGAAATTTATTTATTCATCCAGGAACAGAAGTATATGAAGGTATGATAGTTGGGATGAATTCCAAAACTCAAGATATAGATATAAATGTAAATAAGAAAAAACATCTTACAAGTATGAGAGCTTCAGGGTCGGAAGAAGCACTTAGACTTGTACCACCAATTGAATTTAGTTTAGAAGAAGCTCTAGAATTTATAGAAGATGATGAACTTGTTGAAATAACACCAGAAAATATTAGATTAAGAAAAAAAATATTAGATAAAGTAAAAAGAAAAAGAGCTAATAGAAAAAGTTAA
- a CDS encoding AAA family ATPase, protein MIVWINGAFGSGKTSVSNELDIRLENSYVYDPEEVGFFIRENIPSKLKNSDFQDFNLWREFNYKMLSYIHSNYGGTIVVPMTIINKSYLDEIVGKLKSEGITVKHFTLIASKNILLDRLNRRGDGENSWIHNRIDSYIECFNSEYFKEHIITDKRTIEEITEIIATSCNLELLTKYEIDNKEVRRRLEKDLVSD, encoded by the coding sequence ATGATTGTATGGATTAATGGTGCATTTGGATCTGGGAAAACCAGTGTATCTAATGAGTTAGATATACGACTGGAGAATTCTTATGTTTACGACCCTGAAGAAGTAGGTTTTTTTATTCGTGAGAATATTCCTTCAAAGTTGAAGAACAGTGATTTTCAAGATTTTAATCTTTGGCGAGAATTTAATTATAAAATGCTTTCATACATACATTCAAATTATGGAGGGACAATTGTTGTACCTATGACAATTATAAATAAAAGTTATTTAGATGAAATTGTAGGTAAGTTAAAGTCAGAGGGAATAACAGTTAAGCATTTCACATTAATTGCTAGTAAAAATATTTTGTTGGATAGGTTAAATCGTCGCGGTGATGGAGAAAACTCATGGATTCATAATCGAATTGATAGTTATATTGAATGTTTTAATAGTGAATATTTTAAAGAACATATAATAACAGATAAAAGAACAATTGAAGAAATAACTGAGATAATTGCAACTTCATGTAATTTAGAGTTGCTAACAAAATATGAAATAGATAATAAAGAAGTCAGAAGAAGATTAGAAAAAGACTTGGTAAGTGATTAA
- a CDS encoding H-type small acid-soluble spore protein, translating to MDKKRAKQIIETDKQIEVLYNNFPVWLKKVEEKKGLVEVEDMINDKTIKVPAKELKETDLEFEM from the coding sequence ATGGATAAAAAAAGAGCAAAACAAATAATAGAAACTGATAAACAGATAGAAGTATTATACAATAATTTTCCTGTATGGTTAAAAAAAGTTGAAGAAAAAAAGGGATTAGTAGAAGTAGAAGATATGATAAATGATAAAACAATAAAGGTACCAGCAAAGGAACTTAAAGAAACAGACTTAGAATTTGAAATGTAA
- a CDS encoding M23 family metallopeptidase: MRYKLFYFSKYAKYIGLLGLPMFFSDFPIFKLFWLFWLFGLLEVALDFSFFKCSFFQIIGIVKLKIKYRGNYPNVENYRNKVEYDLPFEGEWVVVNGCYTKEFSHSWDIPTQRYAYDFVILDDDGKSYRDNPKSVDEYYCYDKPILSPADGIVVDIVNNAEDSYILGKGKFYSRANHIAGNFIVIQHDVDEYGTLAHLKKGSITVQVGDKVKRGQVIAKCGNTGNSTEPHLHFQLQNGESFYSSFGLPIMFKNIKLRVPLKYNEYDNRQYMKQIDIPSGRVTRGYNVSSLNNK, from the coding sequence ATGAGATACAAATTATTTTATTTTTCTAAATATGCAAAATATATTGGACTATTAGGATTACCTATGTTTTTTAGTGATTTTCCAATATTTAAATTATTCTGGCTATTTTGGTTATTTGGCTTGCTCGAAGTTGCTTTAGATTTTTCATTTTTTAAATGCTCATTTTTTCAGATAATCGGAATTGTTAAATTAAAGATTAAGTATAGAGGTAATTATCCTAATGTAGAAAACTATAGAAATAAAGTAGAATATGATTTACCTTTTGAAGGTGAGTGGGTAGTTGTAAATGGTTGTTATACAAAAGAATTTTCACATTCATGGGATATCCCAACCCAAAGATATGCTTATGATTTTGTTATCTTAGATGATGATGGAAAGTCCTATAGGGATAATCCAAAGTCTGTAGATGAATATTATTGTTACGATAAACCTATTTTATCTCCTGCAGATGGTATAGTAGTAGATATTGTAAATAATGCAGAAGATAGCTATATACTTGGAAAAGGTAAGTTTTACAGTAGAGCAAATCATATTGCAGGAAACTTTATTGTAATACAACATGATGTTGATGAATATGGGACTCTTGCACATTTAAAAAAAGGTAGTATTACTGTACAAGTAGGAGATAAGGTGAAAAGAGGGCAAGTCATTGCTAAATGTGGAAATACTGGAAATTCAACTGAACCACATTTACATTTTCAATTACAAAATGGCGAAAGTTTTTATAGTAGTTTTGGGTTGCCGATAATGTTTAAAAACATAAAATTAAGAGTTCCTTTGAAATATAATGAATATGATAATAGACAGTATATGAAACAGATTGATATTCCAAGTGGAAGGGTTACACGTGGGTATAATGTATCGTCATTGAATAATAAATAA
- a CDS encoding toll/interleukin-1 receptor domain-containing protein has product MSNKVKEKLEKLIEQGKHVKSVNFVKVNEPGLIMPDYISGEEYDLWMNKVKIFTSKYCKEHILYDEIINVYKTRKNSWGTSAYDAVMSYLNSLLNDGDFIKDNTVDTDNYSNLQKTNQDQKMIFISHSSLDIDYVSVLVELLEDIGFKGKSNVFCSSVSGYGIPMGKHIYDYLKEQFNKELHVIYLLSENYYNSPACLNEMGAAWVQSKRHTAILVPGFNYNQIRGSVDASKIWFRMDAVDKINEFKNELIGEFDLDDLDENYWDRRKEKYIKEINSIYENNKHKSSPQIVELEGIEEYGTDDELRCFFRFINKGNIAIKCTYINIEIEDKYGGKADITLSNCDLNNLILYNYENKRVEIIANKRSYNISSSFNPYLWSKYKIIDSGWSKVV; this is encoded by the coding sequence ATGAGTAATAAAGTCAAGGAGAAACTTGAAAAATTAATTGAACAGGGAAAGCATGTTAAGAGTGTTAACTTTGTTAAAGTTAATGAACCTGGATTAATAATGCCCGATTATATCTCTGGAGAAGAATACGATCTATGGATGAATAAAGTTAAGATATTTACATCTAAGTATTGTAAAGAACATATTTTATATGATGAAATTATAAATGTTTATAAAACAAGAAAAAACTCATGGGGAACAAGTGCATATGATGCTGTTATGTCATATTTAAATTCATTACTGAATGATGGTGATTTTATAAAAGACAATACTGTAGATACAGATAACTACTCTAACTTGCAAAAAACAAATCAAGATCAAAAGATGATTTTTATAAGTCATTCATCCCTAGATATTGATTATGTGAGTGTGTTAGTCGAGTTATTAGAAGACATTGGTTTTAAAGGAAAGTCAAATGTATTCTGTAGTTCTGTTTCTGGATATGGTATTCCAATGGGAAAACATATTTATGATTATTTAAAGGAACAATTTAATAAAGAGTTACATGTTATTTATTTACTATCTGAGAATTATTACAATAGCCCTGCTTGTTTAAATGAAATGGGTGCTGCATGGGTACAATCTAAACGTCATACTGCTATATTAGTGCCAGGATTTAACTATAACCAAATTAGAGGTTCAGTAGATGCATCTAAAATATGGTTTAGAATGGATGCAGTTGATAAAATTAATGAGTTTAAAAATGAGCTAATAGGAGAATTTGATTTAGATGATTTGGATGAGAATTATTGGGATAGAAGAAAAGAAAAATATATTAAAGAAATTAATTCTATATACGAAAATAATAAACATAAGTCATCACCACAGATTGTTGAACTTGAAGGAATAGAAGAATATGGTACTGATGATGAATTAAGATGTTTTTTTAGATTTATTAATAAGGGTAATATTGCTATAAAATGTACATATATCAATATAGAAATTGAAGATAAGTATGGTGGTAAAGCAGATATAACTCTTTCAAATTGTGATTTAAACAATCTAATTCTATATAATTATGAAAATAAAAGGGTTGAAATAATTGCAAATAAAAGAAGTTATAATATTTCGTCTTCCTTTAATCCATACCTATGGAGCAAATATAAAATAATAGATTCTGGGTGGTCTAAAGTTGTGTAA
- a CDS encoding aspartyl-phosphate phosphatase Spo0E family protein, translating to MEKLKDIENKIISLRTQMHKLLHKNDFITTKEIVKISQELDEVLNLYHKIKNKIN from the coding sequence ATGGAAAAATTAAAAGATATTGAAAATAAAATAATATCATTAAGAACCCAAATGCATAAACTGCTACATAAAAATGATTTTATTACCACAAAAGAAATAGTAAAAATAAGTCAGGAATTAGATGAAGTTCTAAACCTATATCATAAAATAAAAAATAAAATCAATTGA
- a CDS encoding HIT family protein: MYVKKLSEKEEQELKQRGRKIRDLQEKGICFGCDNFRTGGIFPDDGLIIYEDEKIRCQFERYPRATGQTIIVSKEHYEDISEMPLELGTYILKISHEIIKLHKEILGAEKVYMCTICDGKRNHLHFQLFPRLKGETIDMEILSEKKVYLWIIIKQQNFINRN, translated from the coding sequence ATGTACGTTAAGAAATTATCTGAAAAAGAAGAACAAGAACTAAAACAAAGAGGTAGAAAGATAAGAGATTTGCAAGAAAAAGGTATATGCTTCGGCTGTGATAACTTTAGAACAGGAGGTATATTTCCTGACGATGGGTTGATTATTTACGAGGATGAAAAAATAAGGTGTCAATTTGAAAGATACCCAAGAGCAACAGGTCAAACAATTATTGTATCAAAGGAACATTATGAAGATATTTCCGAAATGCCTCTTGAACTAGGTACATATATATTGAAAATATCCCATGAAATTATTAAACTTCATAAAGAAATTTTAGGTGCAGAAAAAGTATACATGTGTACCATATGTGATGGTAAGAGGAATCATTTGCATTTTCAACTTTTTCCTAGACTAAAAGGAGAGACAATAGATATGGAAATTTTGTCAGAGAAGAAGGTATACTTATGGATTATCATAAAACAGCAGAACTTTATAAACAGAAACTAA
- a CDS encoding MFS transporter has product MQSIKNKKTIGFLFLLMILVSMGDNVRGVFIPVFKKEFGVDDTSMGLMLIISSLGYMTFTFIGGILCDKIGQKKVLKIGMVSCITSLILLFYSPNFIVLLIGMFIINMGVSLIVISINTLIPLLAISFQAVLMNMIHSFYGVGATITQRGSGYMLYEGFSFRTIYMILIFLFLIAFLISFIIKIPEKNKDEVEESINWNIIFKNKITYFYILALGLYISAEMSTGNWFINFMQTTYNFNENKSALYSSIFLGIFTIGRFFGGFIVEKVGHFKSVMISLFLATTLYTSGLLLGSKGLIIISFSGIFFSIVFPTIVVTISKVFPNNSSFVTGIVVSIASGISMIVNFLIGYFNDIIGTYGSFYIIPISLVISTIFSIIIFLDTKNVRLN; this is encoded by the coding sequence TTGCAAAGTATAAAAAATAAAAAAACTATAGGTTTTCTTTTTTTGTTAATGATATTAGTTTCAATGGGGGACAATGTAAGAGGAGTTTTTATACCGGTTTTTAAAAAAGAATTTGGAGTCGATGACACATCTATGGGTTTAATGTTAATTATATCTTCTCTAGGATATATGACATTTACATTTATAGGTGGTATATTGTGTGATAAAATAGGTCAAAAGAAAGTTTTGAAAATTGGAATGGTATCTTGTATTACTTCGTTAATTTTATTGTTTTACTCACCAAATTTTATTGTTCTTTTAATTGGAATGTTTATTATAAACATGGGAGTTTCACTTATAGTAATAAGCATAAATACACTGATACCTTTACTAGCTATTTCTTTTCAAGCGGTACTTATGAATATGATTCATTCTTTTTATGGTGTAGGTGCTACAATTACGCAAAGAGGCTCAGGATATATGTTATATGAAGGTTTTAGTTTTAGAACAATTTATATGATATTAATATTTTTATTTTTAATTGCTTTTTTAATTTCTTTCATTATAAAAATACCAGAAAAAAATAAAGATGAAGTTGAAGAAAGTATTAATTGGAATATTATATTTAAAAATAAAATAACGTATTTTTATATATTAGCATTAGGTCTTTACATATCTGCTGAAATGAGTACAGGAAATTGGTTTATTAACTTTATGCAAACGACATATAATTTTAATGAGAATAAGTCTGCTTTATATTCTTCAATATTTCTAGGTATATTTACAATAGGAAGATTTTTTGGAGGGTTTATTGTGGAAAAAGTAGGACATTTTAAATCTGTTATGATATCTTTATTCCTTGCAACAACTTTATATACAAGTGGACTGCTTTTAGGTTCTAAAGGTCTCATAATAATATCTTTTTCAGGTATATTTTTTTCTATAGTGTTTCCTACAATAGTTGTAACTATATCAAAAGTATTTCCAAATAATAGCTCTTTTGTAACAGGGATAGTTGTCTCTATTGCATCTGGCATAAGTATGATTGTAAACTTTTTGATAGGATATTTTAACGATATTATCGGAACTTATGGTTCTTTTTATATAATACCAATTTCTTTAGTAATTAGTACTATTTTTAGCATTATTATATTTTTAGATACAAAAAATGTTAGATTAAACTAA
- a CDS encoding nucleoside phosphorylase, which yields MLKRDFPILEFDSALKAKIEPSDTIKNQRDIPEHCVITFFGDVIKRMISEGRLKKVGKFKTCTVVLPIYETEVDGKPIGIVQGYLGAAGSGAQLEQLIAMGFKKFIVCGTAGALKKDIQLGHLIVPYSAIRDEGLSYHYLKPSREVECSKSALKCITKYLKVNEIPFIEAKTWTTDAFYRETDDKIDLRISEGCVTVEMEAAAFFAVAKFRSVVLGQILYGGDDLSGIKWDSRNWNRLEDLRINLVDLSMEICLEL from the coding sequence ATGTTAAAAAGAGATTTTCCTATATTGGAGTTTGATTCTGCTCTAAAAGCTAAGATTGAGCCTTCTGATACAATTAAAAATCAGAGAGATATTCCAGAGCATTGCGTAATCACATTCTTTGGTGATGTTATTAAAAGAATGATAAGTGAGGGAAGATTAAAAAAAGTTGGTAAATTCAAAACATGTACAGTTGTATTACCTATATATGAGACAGAAGTTGATGGCAAACCTATTGGAATTGTGCAAGGTTATTTAGGGGCAGCTGGTTCTGGTGCACAGCTTGAACAATTAATCGCTATGGGATTTAAGAAGTTTATTGTTTGTGGAACTGCTGGTGCGTTAAAAAAGGATATTCAGTTGGGTCACTTGATTGTTCCATATTCAGCAATTAGGGATGAAGGTTTATCATATCATTATTTAAAACCGTCTAGAGAAGTTGAATGTAGTAAGTCGGCATTGAAATGTATCACTAAGTATTTAAAAGTGAATGAGATACCATTTATTGAAGCTAAGACATGGACTACAGACGCATTTTATCGTGAAACAGACGATAAAATAGATCTACGTATTTCTGAAGGATGTGTAACTGTTGAAATGGAGGCCGCTGCATTTTTTGCAGTTGCTAAATTTAGAAGTGTTGTACTGGGACAAATACTTTATGGCGGAGATGACCTGAGTGGTATCAAATGGGATTCTAGAAATTGGAATAGATTAGAAGATCTTAGAATTAATTTGGTGGATTTATCTATGGAAATATGTTTAGAATTATAG
- a CDS encoding GNAT family N-acetyltransferase codes for MKDIIDKVKQFQYTSLEFSDYNDISNSIICINNNESLFIYSIEDKKATIYWATNSKEDFFDGLKKTINLISQNQILKKAYIEFIPEYYISEMEDQGFMITNEWVDFWNNNLEIICLEQQNSLIIRSIKNSEYQIASEVTKSCKDYSRGYRGETAEWIKEWNESEKSYIFVAEMNNEIIGICCISLYGFESEKGINLWVREVAVKPSYHSKKIGLSLVAFAINWGNRNGAVRSFLACDIENIPAIKLYEGLGYKRKTGRGQINMEKIL; via the coding sequence TTGAAGGATATAATTGATAAAGTAAAACAGTTTCAATATACCTCTTTAGAATTTTCAGATTATAATGATATATCTAATTCAATAATATGTATAAATAACAATGAAAGTTTATTTATTTATTCTATAGAAGATAAAAAAGCAACAATATATTGGGCAACAAATTCAAAGGAAGATTTTTTTGATGGATTAAAAAAGACTATCAATCTAATTTCACAGAATCAGATTCTTAAGAAAGCATATATAGAATTTATTCCTGAGTATTATATTTCTGAAATGGAAGATCAAGGATTTATGATTACAAATGAATGGGTAGATTTTTGGAATAATAATTTAGAAATAATATGTTTAGAACAACAGAATTCATTAATAATTAGAAGTATAAAAAATAGTGAATACCAAATAGCTTCAGAAGTTACAAAATCGTGTAAGGATTATTCAAGAGGATATAGAGGAGAAACTGCTGAATGGATAAAAGAATGGAATGAATCTGAGAAATCATATATATTTGTAGCTGAGATGAATAATGAGATTATAGGTATATGTTGTATTAGCTTATATGGTTTTGAAAGCGAAAAAGGAATAAATCTTTGGGTAAGAGAAGTAGCAGTTAAACCTAGCTATCACTCGAAAAAAATTGGACTTAGTTTAGTAGCATTTGCAATTAATTGGGGGAATAGAAATGGTGCAGTAAGAAGTTTCTTAGCATGTGATATAGAAAACATACCAGCTATTAAACTATATGAAGGACTAGGGTATAAAAGAAAAACAGGACGTGGTCAAATTAATATGGAAAAAATACTGTAA
- a CDS encoding YqeG family HAD IIIA-type phosphatase: protein MKNLLIPKLYVDSIFEIDLEKLVDKGIKGLIVDIDNTLVAWDKKTAPAKVIEWFDEIRSHGLDICLVSNNTEDRVVKFTEKIKIYTVHSAKKPTKSPFKKAMSYLETDKTNTAIIGDQIFTDVLGGNRMGIYTILVVPIKSKEFWWTTFVRKFERFVLRKIKKGEN, encoded by the coding sequence ATGAAAAATTTACTTATACCAAAACTTTATGTAGATTCTATATTTGAAATAGACCTTGAAAAATTAGTTGACAAAGGTATTAAAGGTTTAATTGTAGATATTGATAATACACTAGTTGCATGGGATAAAAAAACAGCACCAGCTAAAGTTATAGAATGGTTTGACGAAATAAGGAGTCATGGACTCGATATATGCTTGGTATCAAACAATACTGAAGATAGAGTTGTAAAGTTTACTGAAAAAATAAAGATATATACTGTTCATTCAGCTAAAAAGCCTACTAAATCACCATTTAAAAAAGCAATGAGTTATTTAGAAACTGACAAAACAAATACTGCGATTATAGGAGATCAAATCTTTACTGATGTTTTAGGAGGAAATAGAATGGGAATATATACAATTCTTGTTGTTCCTATTAAAAGTAAGGAATTTTGGTGGACTACATTTGTACGTAAATTTGAAAGGTTTGTACTTAGAAAAATAAAAAAGGGAGAAAATTAA
- the aroE gene encoding shikimate dehydrogenase, translating into MNIDSYTNLFCLIGNPISKSLSPYIHNTNFKYNDINAVYLSFKVENLEQAILGIKSLSIKGFNVTLPYKQEIIKYLDNIDQIAEKIGAINTVKNINGKLIGFNTDGLGFMKSLKDRHIQLKNKNILIIGAGGASRAISFTIANESIKSLTIVNRNKKRALSLIKDIKSKYKNLDLSFLEKQDIKDNYDIIINTTSVGMYPNEKEKPLDTSLFSDKTIIYDIIYKPKETLFLKQAKEEGKTTINGLDMLVNQAILSERIWISENLKIYPFIFK; encoded by the coding sequence TTGAATATAGATTCCTATACAAATCTTTTTTGTCTCATTGGAAATCCCATATCAAAAAGTTTATCTCCTTATATACATAATACTAATTTTAAATATAATGATATAAATGCAGTTTACTTAAGCTTTAAAGTTGAAAACTTAGAACAAGCTATTTTAGGAATTAAGTCATTATCTATAAAAGGATTCAATGTAACATTACCTTATAAACAAGAAATAATAAAGTATTTAGATAACATAGATCAAATAGCTGAAAAGATAGGCGCTATTAATACTGTAAAAAATATAAATGGAAAACTTATTGGCTTCAATACTGATGGATTAGGATTTATGAAGTCATTAAAAGATAGACATATACAGTTAAAAAACAAAAATATTCTCATAATAGGTGCTGGTGGAGCAAGTAGAGCTATTTCTTTTACAATTGCTAATGAAAGTATAAAATCATTAACAATTGTTAATAGAAACAAAAAAAGAGCACTTAGCTTAATAAAGGATATAAAAAGCAAATATAAAAATTTAGACTTAAGTTTTTTAGAAAAACAAGATATAAAAGATAATTATGATATTATTATAAATACAACTTCAGTGGGAATGTATCCAAATGAAAAGGAAAAGCCTTTGGATACTTCTTTATTTTCCGATAAAACTATTATTTATGATATTATATATAAACCTAAAGAAACTTTATTTTTAAAACAAGCAAAAGAGGAAGGCAAAACCACAATTAATGGATTAGATATGTTAGTAAATCAAGCTATATTAAGTGAAAGAATATGGATATCAGAAAATTTGAAAATTTATCCTTTTATATTTAAATAA
- a CDS encoding DUF302 domain-containing protein: MDLVYEKSSEKSLEKALESLEKNLKDNNFGVLWKLNFKDKLEEKGLEFKDDFVVLEVCNPKQAKDVLEINIHIGYILPCKMVVRSENNKTYIGMTRPEKLIGLFDIPKLDSVAKEVEKSLKNAIELSI; this comes from the coding sequence ATGGATTTAGTTTATGAGAAAAGCAGTGAAAAGTCTTTAGAAAAAGCACTTGAGTCATTAGAAAAAAACTTAAAAGATAATAATTTTGGTGTGCTTTGGAAACTTAATTTTAAAGATAAGTTAGAAGAAAAAGGTCTAGAATTTAAAGATGATTTTGTAGTGCTTGAAGTGTGTAATCCTAAGCAAGCAAAAGATGTATTAGAAATAAATATCCATATTGGTTATATTTTACCTTGTAAAATGGTAGTTAGATCTGAAAATAATAAAACATACATTGGTATGACAAGACCAGAAAAACTAATAGGTTTATTTGATATACCTAAATTAGATAGTGTTGCAAAAGAAGTAGAAAAATCTTTAAAAAATGCAATAGAACTTTCTATTTAA